The proteins below are encoded in one region of Micromonospora pisi:
- a CDS encoding sensor histidine kinase produces the protein MTSPPGWTVPPVGRWRRRLARVRRWSHWTLRARLVVVIAVLTGIALIVANAAGLVLLRSYLTDRVDEQLNRSIRPYMAGLLPEHGSAPGRAGRPLPTGPGQAVVIYHPDQTVLIAVLSNEELSPPRLANFAGLAQRAAAGEPFTVDALDDGSGWRVLVAPTVNGGLAVVALSLRDVDATADGLLLIDGSVMLLVLLVLGLVAALVVRIGLRPLTRMERISAEITAGDLARRVEDADPHTEPGRLGIALNVMLDRIGAEMAARTASEQRLRQFVADASHELRTPLTSIRGFAELYRRGGAPPGPALDETMGRIESEAARMGLLVEDLLHLARLDLRRPMSRAPVDLLAIAADTIRDAFARRPDRPVRLVPLGPAGADLEPVTVLGDEHQLRQVATNLVANALQHTPPDAEITIRVGRSSPPLPPGPGTTGEVAVLEVADTGGGIAPEHAGRIFERLYRVDPSRTRSQGVGSGLGLAIVAAIVQGHGGRVELFTEVGQGATFRVLLPSIMDGPDPAATGPGSQVAPS, from the coding sequence GTGACCAGCCCGCCCGGATGGACCGTGCCGCCGGTCGGGCGGTGGCGGCGACGACTGGCCCGGGTACGCCGGTGGAGCCACTGGACGCTGCGCGCGCGGCTGGTTGTGGTGATCGCCGTACTGACCGGTATCGCCCTGATCGTGGCGAACGCGGCCGGACTGGTGCTGCTCCGCTCGTACCTCACCGATCGGGTGGACGAGCAGCTGAACCGTTCGATCCGTCCGTACATGGCCGGGCTCCTGCCGGAACACGGGTCCGCGCCGGGGCGGGCCGGCCGCCCGCTGCCGACCGGGCCGGGGCAGGCGGTGGTGATCTACCACCCGGACCAGACCGTGCTGATCGCGGTCCTCTCCAACGAGGAACTCTCCCCACCCCGGCTGGCCAACTTCGCCGGGCTGGCGCAGCGGGCCGCCGCCGGTGAGCCGTTCACCGTCGACGCGCTCGACGACGGCAGCGGCTGGCGGGTGCTGGTCGCCCCGACCGTGAACGGCGGGCTGGCCGTGGTGGCGTTGTCGCTGCGCGACGTCGACGCCACCGCCGACGGACTGCTGCTGATCGACGGGTCGGTGATGCTGCTCGTGCTGCTGGTGCTCGGGCTGGTCGCCGCCCTGGTGGTGCGGATCGGGCTGCGCCCGCTGACCCGGATGGAGCGGATCTCGGCCGAGATCACGGCCGGGGACCTGGCCCGTCGGGTGGAGGACGCCGACCCGCACACCGAGCCTGGTCGACTGGGCATAGCCCTGAACGTGATGCTCGACCGGATCGGCGCCGAGATGGCCGCCCGTACCGCCTCGGAGCAGCGGCTGCGGCAGTTCGTCGCGGACGCCTCGCACGAGCTGCGTACGCCACTCACCTCGATCCGTGGCTTCGCCGAGCTGTACCGGCGTGGTGGTGCCCCGCCCGGTCCGGCGTTGGACGAGACGATGGGCCGGATCGAGAGCGAGGCGGCCCGGATGGGGCTGCTCGTCGAGGACCTGCTGCACCTGGCCCGGCTGGACCTGCGCCGGCCGATGAGCCGGGCCCCGGTCGACCTGTTGGCGATCGCCGCCGACACGATCCGGGACGCGTTCGCCCGCCGCCCCGACCGGCCGGTCCGGTTGGTGCCGCTCGGCCCGGCCGGGGCGGACCTGGAGCCGGTCACCGTCCTCGGCGACGAGCACCAACTGCGTCAGGTGGCGACGAACCTGGTCGCGAACGCGTTGCAGCACACCCCGCCGGACGCCGAGATCACGATCCGGGTCGGCCGGTCGAGCCCGCCTCTCCCGCCCGGACCCGGTACGACCGGTGAGGTGGCGGTGCTGGAGGTCGCCGACACCGGTGGCGGAATCGCGCCGGAGCACGCCGGCCGGATCTTCGAGCGGCTCTACCGGGTGGACCCGAGTCGTACCCGTAGCCAGGGGGTCGGTTCCGGGCTGGGGCTGGCGATCGTCGCGGCGATCGTGCAGGGGCACGGCGGGCGGGTGGAGCTTTTCACCGAGGTCGGGCAGGGAGCCACCTTCCGGGTTCTGCTGCCCTCCATCATGGATGGTCCCGACCCCGCCGCCACCGGTCCCGGTTCCCAGGTTGCTCCGAGCTGA
- a CDS encoding response regulator transcription factor, translating into MRQSAGEQARRSTRVLVVDDEPNICALLSATLRLIDFEVRIAYGGHEALAAAAEFEPDLVVLDVMMPDLDGFQVARQLRTTGNGRGVPVLFLTARDAVEDRISGLTVGADDYVSKPFSLEEVVLRIRAILRRSRVEPEPGVLSYADLELNEDAHEVRRAGRLVDLSPTEFNLLRYLMVNAGRVVSKAQILDRVWSYDFGGDGRIVESYVYYLRKKIDRCDPPLIQTVRGVGYALRLPRAAGE; encoded by the coding sequence GTGCGCCAATCGGCAGGAGAGCAGGCCCGACGGTCGACCAGGGTGCTGGTGGTGGACGACGAGCCGAACATCTGCGCGTTGCTCTCGGCCACCCTGCGGTTGATCGACTTTGAGGTGCGGATCGCGTACGGGGGACATGAGGCGCTGGCCGCCGCGGCCGAGTTCGAGCCCGACCTTGTGGTGCTCGACGTGATGATGCCGGACCTGGATGGCTTCCAGGTGGCGCGGCAGTTGCGGACGACCGGCAACGGCCGGGGCGTACCGGTGCTCTTCCTCACCGCCCGGGACGCCGTGGAGGACCGCATCTCCGGGCTGACCGTCGGTGCGGACGACTACGTGAGCAAGCCGTTCAGCCTGGAGGAGGTGGTGCTGCGGATCCGGGCCATCCTGCGGCGCAGCCGGGTCGAGCCGGAGCCGGGGGTGCTCAGCTACGCCGACCTGGAGTTGAACGAGGACGCGCACGAGGTACGCCGGGCCGGCCGGCTGGTGGACCTGTCGCCGACCGAGTTCAACCTGCTGCGCTACCTGATGGTGAACGCCGGCCGGGTGGTGAGCAAGGCGCAGATCCTGGACCGGGTCTGGAGTTACGACTTCGGTGGTGACGGCCGGATCGTCGAGTCGTACGTCTACTACCTGCGTAAGAAGATCGACCGATGTGACCCGCCGCTGATCCAGACGGTACGGGGCGTCGGTTACGCGCTCCGGTTACCCCGGGCGGCCGGCGAGTGA
- a CDS encoding efflux RND transporter periplasmic adaptor subunit: protein MPVRRLVFPRRPSVLVNAVLGLVIIGGGLWAYTSFVRPGSSSASAGDTTRTVPVGQGTVTATVSAAGTLRSAATASATFGTAGTVSEIKVKVGDLVTRDAVLAKVDPTSANRQLTAARANLDAAEAARDRAEAAGTDTTDAQTQVTNAQLAVDAAQDGVDGTVLKAPMAGTVVAVNGHVGGASGGSSPGASGAASGGASGGSPGGSAAADQQGGANVGSSTGFVQLADLSRLEVSASVAEADATTLKVGQPVTIAWNALPGATATGKLASIDPSASSSNNVVTYGVVFSVDKLPPGARPGQTVQASVTVGQVPDAIYVNPAALTTVGNRHTVTVLEGGQPVVRPVEVGLTGDQGVQITAGLQVGELVVLRLSTPGGTGGPSGGRPGGGLTGGGGFTGGGGFPRGGGAAGGGR, encoded by the coding sequence ATGCCGGTGCGACGTCTGGTCTTCCCGCGCCGACCGTCGGTGCTCGTCAACGCCGTACTCGGGTTGGTGATCATCGGCGGCGGCCTCTGGGCCTACACCTCGTTCGTCAGGCCCGGGTCGAGTTCGGCCTCGGCCGGTGACACGACCCGCACCGTTCCGGTCGGGCAGGGCACGGTCACCGCGACCGTCTCCGCCGCCGGCACGCTGCGCAGTGCCGCCACCGCGAGCGCGACCTTCGGCACCGCCGGCACGGTCAGCGAGATCAAGGTCAAGGTCGGCGACCTGGTGACCAGGGACGCGGTGCTGGCGAAGGTCGACCCGACCTCGGCGAACCGGCAGCTCACCGCGGCGCGGGCGAACCTGGACGCGGCCGAGGCGGCCCGGGACCGGGCCGAGGCCGCCGGCACCGACACCACCGACGCCCAGACCCAGGTCACCAACGCGCAACTCGCCGTCGACGCGGCGCAGGACGGGGTGGACGGCACGGTGCTGAAGGCGCCGATGGCCGGAACCGTGGTGGCGGTCAACGGCCACGTCGGCGGCGCCAGCGGGGGCTCTTCCCCCGGTGCGTCGGGTGCCGCTTCCGGTGGCGCCTCCGGCGGTTCCCCGGGCGGTTCCGCCGCCGCCGACCAGCAGGGCGGAGCGAACGTCGGGTCGTCGACCGGCTTCGTCCAGCTCGCCGATCTGAGCCGGCTGGAGGTCTCCGCCTCGGTCGCCGAGGCAGACGCCACCACCCTCAAGGTCGGCCAGCCGGTCACGATCGCCTGGAACGCCCTGCCCGGTGCCACCGCCACCGGCAAGCTCGCCTCGATCGACCCGAGTGCCAGCAGCAGCAACAACGTGGTCACGTACGGGGTGGTGTTCAGTGTGGACAAGCTGCCGCCGGGGGCCCGCCCCGGCCAGACCGTGCAGGCGTCGGTGACGGTCGGCCAGGTGCCGGACGCGATCTACGTCAACCCGGCCGCGCTCACCACCGTCGGCAACCGGCACACCGTCACCGTGCTCGAGGGCGGTCAGCCGGTGGTCCGTCCGGTCGAGGTTGGCCTCACCGGTGACCAGGGTGTGCAGATCACCGCCGGGCTCCAGGTCGGTGAACTGGTCGTACTCCGTCTCTCCACGCCCGGCGGCACCGGCGGGCCCAGCGGCGGCCGGCCGGGCGGCGGTCTGACCGGTGGCGGGGGCTTCACCGGCGGCGGCGGGTTCCCCCGAGGGGGCGGCGCGGCCGGGGGTGGCCGGTGA
- a CDS encoding MTH1187 family thiamine-binding protein, whose amino-acid sequence MLIAFSVSPLGGGESVGDAVAEAIRVVRESGLPNETNAMFTLVEGEWDEVMAVVKRAVDVLAAQAPRVSLVLKADIRAGVTDAMTAKVAHIEARLAEQ is encoded by the coding sequence ATGCTGATCGCGTTTTCGGTGAGCCCGCTCGGTGGCGGGGAGTCCGTGGGTGATGCCGTGGCCGAGGCCATCCGGGTGGTCCGGGAGTCCGGGCTGCCGAACGAGACCAACGCCATGTTCACCCTGGTCGAAGGCGAATGGGACGAGGTGATGGCGGTGGTGAAGCGGGCTGTCGACGTACTCGCCGCGCAGGCGCCCCGGGTGAGCCTGGTCCTCAAGGCGGACATCCGGGCCGGGGTCACCGACGCGATGACGGCGAAGGTGGCGCACATCGAGGCCCGCCTGGCCGAGCAGTGA
- a CDS encoding HlyD family efflux transporter periplasmic adaptor subunit gives MGIGLGASGRGRRVWWLSGGVAVVLVLSGSVAAYALTGDDAESSRPAATARVDRGDVTLAIATIGNLQPAQTRTLGFAGRGTVTEVKVRAGDQVTAGALLARLDPADAQQRVDSARDALTEARSALDAAQQLQSAAPADDCTPGGGTRTGGTVGGSGGGTGTGGTGVAGGSGAPTPGGSGTPRPSVPAGTPRESGTPTPPAPSTSAGQSRPPSPGSSAAPTGAGGPGQSAGTDRNCPGGGGSGPAGGPDPVLRAQQQVTSTELNLANAEDVLAGATITAPIAGRILSVAGGVGSAVNSGGTFITLGDVGGMEVAASFPEADVGRLAVGLPATVTLANRPGEQLPAKVTQVDPVGTADGPLVRYGALLSFNQVPADALVGQTANVRVTVESVTGVLRAPATAVHLDAAPPAPADGTTGPSSGKVLLRTPAGGTEPRQVTIGVRGDQYLEITAGLAESDEIVLNW, from the coding sequence ATGGGGATCGGCCTGGGTGCGTCGGGACGCGGCCGGCGGGTGTGGTGGTTGTCCGGTGGCGTCGCCGTCGTGCTCGTACTCTCGGGCTCGGTGGCGGCGTACGCGTTGACCGGCGACGACGCCGAATCGTCCCGTCCGGCGGCGACCGCTCGGGTGGATCGTGGCGACGTGACCCTCGCCATCGCCACCATCGGCAACCTCCAACCGGCGCAGACCCGGACTCTCGGTTTCGCCGGCCGTGGCACCGTCACCGAGGTCAAGGTGCGTGCGGGTGACCAGGTCACCGCTGGTGCGCTGCTGGCCAGACTCGATCCCGCCGACGCCCAGCAGCGGGTCGACTCCGCCCGGGACGCGCTCACCGAAGCCCGGTCCGCGCTCGACGCCGCGCAGCAGTTGCAGTCCGCCGCGCCCGCCGACGACTGCACCCCGGGCGGTGGGACCCGGACCGGTGGCACGGTGGGCGGAAGTGGCGGCGGAACCGGGACCGGTGGCACGGGCGTCGCGGGCGGGTCCGGCGCGCCGACACCGGGCGGTTCCGGCACACCGCGCCCGTCTGTCCCTGCGGGAACCCCGCGCGAGTCCGGCACCCCCACACCACCGGCCCCGTCGACGTCGGCCGGGCAGTCCCGGCCGCCGAGTCCCGGTTCGTCGGCCGCACCGACCGGTGCCGGTGGGCCGGGCCAGAGCGCCGGTACGGACCGGAACTGCCCCGGCGGGGGTGGCTCCGGCCCGGCGGGCGGGCCGGACCCCGTACTCCGGGCACAGCAGCAGGTGACCAGCACCGAGCTGAACCTGGCCAACGCCGAGGACGTGCTGGCCGGCGCCACGATCACCGCACCGATCGCCGGTCGGATCCTCTCCGTGGCCGGTGGCGTCGGTAGCGCGGTGAACAGCGGCGGCACCTTCATCACCCTGGGCGACGTCGGCGGCATGGAGGTCGCGGCGAGCTTTCCCGAAGCGGACGTCGGGCGCCTCGCGGTCGGTCTGCCCGCGACCGTCACCCTCGCCAACCGGCCAGGTGAGCAGCTGCCGGCCAAGGTGACCCAGGTCGACCCGGTCGGCACCGCCGACGGGCCGCTCGTCCGCTACGGCGCACTGCTCAGTTTCAACCAGGTGCCCGCCGACGCGTTGGTCGGGCAGACCGCGAACGTACGGGTCACGGTCGAGTCGGTGACCGGTGTGCTGCGGGCCCCGGCGACGGCGGTCCACCTGGACGCCGCCCCGCCCGCTCCCGCCGACGGCACCACCGGCCCGTCCAGCGGGAAGGTCCTGCTCCGGACCCCGGCCGGCGGCACCGAGCCCCGCCAGGTGACCATCGGCGTACGGGGTGACCAGTACCTCGAAATCACCGCCGGCCTCGCCGAAAGCGACGAAATCGTCCTCAACTGGTGA
- a CDS encoding DUF302 domain-containing protein: MVARQAQQTDYQARRLTIPVDAPFDDFRQRYEAAVPPLDTGSIVALVERRADWSEVVETARRQAPHDFFIFWSLDAQPLMGLAGSTAQCVEYLMGNHVVAERMFRHDPTVLAYVPLHLAIAQDEGGTTLTIDQPSHTLGSYGHPEITMVAVDLDHKLGRLLQHLGVPVPPSLMS, encoded by the coding sequence TTGGTCGCCCGACAGGCCCAGCAGACCGACTACCAGGCACGGCGGCTCACGATCCCGGTGGACGCCCCGTTCGACGACTTCCGTCAACGGTACGAGGCGGCCGTGCCACCGTTGGACACCGGCAGCATCGTCGCCCTGGTGGAGCGGAGGGCGGACTGGTCCGAGGTGGTCGAGACGGCCCGTCGGCAGGCGCCGCACGACTTCTTCATCTTCTGGAGTCTCGACGCGCAGCCGCTGATGGGTCTCGCCGGCTCCACCGCACAGTGCGTCGAGTACCTGATGGGCAACCACGTCGTCGCCGAGCGGATGTTCCGGCACGACCCCACGGTGCTGGCGTACGTCCCGCTGCATCTCGCGATCGCGCAGGACGAGGGCGGCACGACCCTCACGATCGACCAGCCGAGCCACACTCTCGGCTCGTACGGCCACCCGGAGATCACCATGGTCGCGGTAGACCTCGACCACAAACTCGGCCGTCTCCTGCAGCACCTGGGCGTACCGGTGCCGCCGTCGCTGATGTCCTGA
- a CDS encoding PHP domain-containing protein, whose protein sequence is MGHDHSHHGHDHGHSHEHGHDHDHELSPAVDMAVPDAELSPSDLSRRGFLRNAGLLGAGAAAASVLATPELAHAHGSDSNDDRDRTGGFQWLAGDHHIHTQYSSDAQYRVIDQARHAQAYGLDWMVITDHGSVAHAKIGVDKVNPEIVAAREQLKDLLIFQGMEWNIPAAEHGTVFVHPGRNEVAVLKEFENGFDGSVTGTSGPGAANEALAIAGVKFLAEAVRKRRVDGALFLANHPARRGVDSPHEIRAWRDADPTVAIGMEGAPGHQAAGIPGGTGRGRGYYESSPGAESFPGYPLESYRTWGGFDWMTSTVGGLWDSLLAEGKPWWISANSDSHVNYLDTSQRGPNSNFDVDGKHADPVRGPLLTAAGDYWPGFYSRTHVGASSDNYRAVMDGLRAGRVWVDHGGLIRGLDVRARVAGDRHRDSGTPLGGVLRVRRGEQVEVTIDIDLATGPNWSQFVPTLARVDVIAGAVTGPVRDGDTFTAPRTRVVKSFEVSAKNNGRVSFSYNFGRVNEPFYLRLRGTDGNRSATGLMGASVDPHGPAMDVVGDADPWADLWFYANPIWVLPK, encoded by the coding sequence ATGGGTCACGATCACTCTCATCACGGCCACGACCACGGCCACAGTCACGAGCACGGCCACGACCACGACCACGAGCTGTCGCCAGCGGTCGACATGGCCGTACCGGACGCGGAACTCTCGCCATCGGACCTGTCCCGGCGTGGTTTCCTGCGCAACGCCGGCCTGCTCGGTGCCGGTGCCGCCGCCGCGTCCGTGCTCGCCACCCCGGAACTGGCGCACGCGCACGGCTCGGACTCGAACGACGACCGAGACCGCACCGGCGGCTTCCAGTGGCTCGCCGGTGACCACCACATCCACACCCAGTACAGCTCGGACGCGCAGTACCGGGTGATCGACCAGGCGCGGCACGCGCAGGCGTACGGTCTGGACTGGATGGTCATCACCGACCACGGCAGCGTGGCCCACGCCAAGATCGGCGTCGACAAGGTCAACCCGGAGATCGTCGCGGCCCGCGAACAGCTCAAGGACCTGCTGATCTTCCAGGGCATGGAATGGAACATCCCCGCCGCCGAGCACGGCACCGTCTTCGTCCACCCCGGACGCAACGAGGTCGCCGTACTCAAGGAGTTCGAGAACGGCTTCGACGGCTCGGTCACCGGCACGTCCGGCCCGGGTGCGGCGAACGAGGCGCTCGCCATCGCGGGCGTCAAGTTCCTCGCCGAGGCGGTACGCAAGCGCCGCGTCGACGGTGCCCTCTTCCTCGCCAACCACCCCGCCCGTCGGGGCGTCGACTCGCCGCACGAGATCCGGGCCTGGCGCGACGCCGACCCGACCGTGGCGATCGGCATGGAGGGCGCCCCCGGTCACCAGGCCGCCGGCATCCCCGGCGGAACCGGCCGGGGCCGCGGCTACTACGAGAGCAGCCCGGGCGCCGAATCGTTCCCCGGCTACCCGCTGGAGAGCTACCGCACCTGGGGCGGCTTCGACTGGATGACCTCCACCGTCGGCGGACTCTGGGACAGCCTGCTCGCCGAGGGCAAGCCCTGGTGGATCAGCGCCAACTCCGACTCGCACGTGAACTACCTGGACACCTCCCAGCGGGGTCCGAACAGCAACTTCGACGTCGACGGCAAGCACGCCGACCCGGTACGCGGACCGCTGCTCACCGCCGCCGGTGACTACTGGCCGGGCTTCTACAGCCGTACCCACGTCGGCGCCAGCAGCGACAACTACCGCGCCGTCATGGACGGCCTGCGGGCGGGCAGGGTCTGGGTCGACCACGGCGGGCTGATCCGTGGCCTCGACGTACGGGCCCGGGTCGCCGGCGATCGGCACCGCGACTCCGGCACCCCGCTCGGCGGCGTGCTGCGGGTCCGCCGGGGCGAGCAGGTCGAGGTGACCATCGACATCGACCTCGCCACCGGTCCGAACTGGTCGCAGTTCGTGCCCACGCTCGCCCGGGTCGACGTCATCGCCGGTGCCGTCACCGGACCGGTACGCGACGGTGACACCTTCACCGCCCCGCGTACCCGGGTGGTCAAGTCGTTCGAGGTGAGCGCCAAGAACAACGGCCGGGTCTCGTTCAGCTACAACTTCGGCCGGGTCAACGAGCCGTTCTACCTGCGGCTGCGGGGCACCGACGGCAACCGGAGCGCCACCGGCCTGATGGGCGCCTCGGTCGACCCGCACGGTCCGGCGATGGACGTCGTCGGCGACGCCGACCCGTGGGCCGACCTCTGGTTCTACGCGAACCCGATCTGGGTGCTGCCGAAGTGA